A stretch of the Paenibacillus dendritiformis genome encodes the following:
- a CDS encoding response regulator transcription factor, with the protein MATILVVDDDPHIREFVTVLLGKEGFRTIEASDGVEAIRLLETEKADLVILDIMMPNMDGWELCRELKALHDIPLLMLTAKGDTSQKVKGFNLGTDDYLVKPFEPMELVVRVRALLRRYQIAASRIVHIGRVAVNRQTFEVTSGSDTFSLPLKEFELLFKLGAVPGRTCSREQLIEAIWGYDYEGNERTLDVHINRLRERFSDSEHGFRIKTIRGLGYRLEVLE; encoded by the coding sequence ATGGCAACCATTCTTGTCGTAGATGACGATCCTCATATTCGGGAATTTGTCACCGTATTATTGGGAAAGGAGGGCTTCCGGACGATCGAAGCCTCCGACGGCGTGGAGGCGATCCGTCTTCTGGAGACGGAGAAAGCCGATCTGGTGATACTCGATATTATGATGCCGAATATGGATGGATGGGAGCTATGCCGCGAGCTCAAAGCGCTGCATGATATTCCGCTGCTGATGCTGACCGCCAAGGGAGACACATCGCAGAAGGTGAAAGGCTTCAATCTGGGAACCGACGATTACTTGGTGAAGCCGTTCGAGCCGATGGAATTGGTCGTGCGCGTAAGGGCGCTGCTGAGAAGATATCAGATTGCGGCGTCCCGGATTGTTCATATCGGCCGCGTGGCCGTGAACCGGCAGACATTCGAAGTCACCTCGGGCAGCGATACATTTTCCTTGCCGCTGAAGGAATTCGAGCTCCTCTTCAAGCTGGGCGCCGTCCCCGGCAGGACATGCTCCAGAGAGCAGTTAATCGAAGCAATATGGGGTTATGATTATGAGGGGAACGAGCGGACGCTGGATGTGCACATTAACCGCCTCCGCGAGCGGTTCTCCGACAGCGAGCACGGATTTCGCATCAAAACCATACGCGGGCTCGGTTACCGGCTTGAGGTGCTCGAATGA
- a CDS encoding carbohydrate ABC transporter permease, giving the protein MRMALYQKWVFYILLLAAAGLMFFPIIYALLASLMTTEEIMTGKLFPASFVFDNFTLALKSVPLLKFMLNSLIVSLTVMIGQLIVCSLAAYAIVFIPFKGRNFVFFLLISTMMIPWEATMIPNYLTIVGLNWVNTYQGLSMPFFALAFGVFLLRQHFLTLPHELHESAQLEGCGRLRYLVSFVVPLSLPMLSALGVYGFLTTWNMYLWPLLTTTNNSVRTVQIGLKMMQAQETNTNWPVVMAGVVIVLVPTLLFLFLSLKQLKRGLMSGALKG; this is encoded by the coding sequence ATGAGAATGGCTTTGTACCAGAAATGGGTGTTCTATATATTGCTGCTGGCCGCGGCCGGCCTCATGTTCTTCCCGATCATCTATGCTCTCCTGGCCAGCCTGATGACGACCGAGGAGATTATGACCGGCAAGCTGTTCCCGGCCAGCTTCGTATTCGACAATTTCACGCTGGCGCTCAAGAGCGTGCCGCTGCTGAAGTTCATGCTGAACAGCCTGATTGTCTCGCTCACCGTCATGATCGGCCAGCTCATCGTATGCAGCCTCGCCGCCTACGCCATCGTCTTTATTCCGTTCAAAGGGCGCAACTTCGTGTTCTTCCTGTTGATATCGACGATGATGATCCCGTGGGAAGCGACGATGATTCCGAACTATTTGACCATCGTCGGGCTGAATTGGGTCAATACGTACCAGGGATTGTCGATGCCGTTCTTCGCGCTCGCTTTCGGCGTCTTTCTGCTTCGCCAGCATTTCCTGACGCTGCCGCATGAGCTGCATGAATCGGCTCAATTGGAAGGCTGCGGCCGGCTGCGCTACCTGGTGTCGTTCGTCGTCCCGCTCTCTCTGCCGATGCTGAGCGCGCTCGGCGTATACGGGTTCTTGACGACCTGGAATATGTATTTATGGCCGCTGCTGACGACAACCAACAATTCGGTCCGTACCGTGCAGATCGGCTTGAAGATGATGCAGGCCCAGGAGACGAACACGAATTGGCCCGTCGTCATGGCCGGGGTCGTCATCGTGCTCGTGCCAACCTTGCTTTTCTTGTTCCTCAGTCTCAAGCAGCTCAAGCGCGGCTTGATGTCCGGGGCATTAAAAGGATAA
- a CDS encoding glycerophosphodiester phosphodiesterase, with protein MFIFAHRGASGYAPENTMAAFRAALDRGCAGIELDIQQTKDGRLVIIHDENVARTTSGQGYIADLTWEELSVLDAGSWFRTDFNEERIPLLDDYLDLVQDQDLMTNIEIKNIPFFYDGIEQKLLDAVKKRGLLERIIVSSFDHQALERISNLEPGVKLGVLMADRLCRPGQYIQSLPFPVYSVHPHFSFADADFIAACHGAGCKVYAYTVDRPEWAGMLRQAGIDGIFSNVPDQLG; from the coding sequence ATGTTTATATTTGCCCACCGGGGCGCATCGGGGTACGCCCCGGAAAATACGATGGCCGCTTTCCGGGCGGCGCTCGATCGCGGCTGCGCCGGCATCGAGCTTGATATTCAACAGACGAAGGACGGACGGCTCGTCATCATCCATGACGAAAATGTCGCGCGCACGACATCAGGCCAAGGCTACATCGCGGACCTGACTTGGGAGGAGCTGAGCGTGCTTGACGCGGGAAGCTGGTTCCGCACGGACTTCAACGAGGAACGGATCCCGCTGCTGGATGACTATCTCGATCTGGTGCAGGATCAGGATCTCATGACCAACATCGAGATTAAGAACATCCCTTTCTTCTATGACGGAATCGAACAAAAGCTTCTTGACGCCGTAAAGAAACGCGGCCTGCTGGAACGAATTATCGTCTCCTCCTTCGACCATCAGGCGCTGGAAAGGATATCCAACCTGGAGCCCGGCGTGAAGCTCGGCGTGCTCATGGCCGATCGCCTCTGCCGTCCGGGGCAATATATCCAGTCCCTTCCCTTCCCGGTCTACAGCGTGCATCCCCATTTCTCGTTCGCGGACGCGGACTTCATCGCGGCATGCCATGGAGCCGGCTGCAAGGTGTACGCCTACACCGTCGATCGGCCGGAGTGGGCCGGGATGCTCCGGCAAGCCGGCATCGACGGCATCTTCTCCAACGTGCCGGATCAGTTGGGATAA
- the dnaK gene encoding molecular chaperone DnaK, whose translation MSKVIGIDLGTTNSCVAVMEGGEAVVIPNPEGARTTPSVVGFKKDGERIVGETAKRQAITNPDRTISSIKRHMGSAHKTTIDDKSYTPQEISAMILQKLKSDAEAYLGQTVTQAVITVPAYFNDSQRQATKDAGKIAGLEVLRIVNEPTAAALAYGADKEGDHTILVYDLGGGTFDVSILELGDGFFEVKATSGDNQLGGDDFDQVIIDYLVAEFKKEQGIDLSKDKAAVQRLKDAAEKAKKELSGVLTTTISLPFITVVDGVPQHLELNLTRAKFEELSAHLVERTLGPTRQALQDAGMTPSDIDKVVLVGGSTRIPAVQEAIKKLTGKEPHKGVNPDEVVALGAAVQAGVLTGDVKDVVLLDVTPLSLGIETAGGVFTKMIERNTTIPTSKSQIFSTYADNQTSVEIHVLQGERSMAADNKTLGRFMLGDIPPAPRGVPQIEVTFDIDANGIVKVSAQDKGTGKMQNITITSSSGLSDDEIDRMMKEAELHAEEDKKRKEMVEVKNNADQLVYTTEKTLKDLGDKVDQAEIDKANEAKENVKKALESDNIDEIKAATEKLSEVVQQLSVKLYEQAAQAQQAGQEQANDGAAKKDNVVDADYEVVDEDKK comes from the coding sequence TCGTCGGCGAGACGGCGAAGCGCCAGGCGATCACGAACCCGGATCGCACGATCAGCTCGATTAAGCGTCATATGGGCTCGGCGCACAAGACGACGATCGACGACAAATCGTATACGCCGCAAGAAATTTCCGCCATGATTTTGCAGAAGCTCAAATCCGACGCAGAGGCTTATCTGGGCCAGACGGTTACGCAGGCGGTTATTACCGTACCGGCGTACTTCAACGATTCCCAGCGCCAGGCGACGAAGGATGCCGGCAAGATCGCGGGCCTGGAAGTGCTCCGCATCGTGAACGAGCCGACCGCGGCTGCGCTTGCTTATGGCGCGGACAAAGAAGGCGACCATACGATTCTCGTCTACGACTTGGGAGGAGGCACATTTGACGTCTCGATTCTCGAATTGGGCGACGGCTTCTTCGAAGTGAAAGCGACGAGCGGCGATAACCAGTTGGGCGGAGACGACTTCGACCAAGTGATTATCGACTACTTGGTAGCGGAATTCAAAAAAGAACAGGGCATCGACCTGAGCAAAGATAAAGCGGCAGTCCAGCGTCTGAAGGATGCGGCGGAAAAAGCGAAAAAAGAGCTGTCCGGCGTACTGACGACGACGATCAGCTTGCCGTTCATCACGGTCGTCGACGGCGTTCCTCAGCACTTGGAGCTGAACCTGACGCGCGCCAAGTTCGAGGAGCTGTCCGCGCATCTGGTGGAGCGTACGCTCGGCCCGACGCGCCAAGCGCTGCAGGATGCGGGCATGACTCCGTCCGATATCGATAAAGTCGTCCTCGTCGGCGGATCGACCCGGATTCCGGCCGTTCAGGAAGCAATCAAAAAACTGACCGGCAAAGAGCCGCATAAAGGCGTGAATCCGGACGAAGTCGTCGCGCTGGGCGCAGCCGTGCAGGCGGGCGTGCTGACCGGCGACGTGAAGGATGTCGTCCTGCTCGACGTCACTCCGCTTTCTCTCGGAATCGAGACGGCAGGCGGCGTATTCACGAAGATGATCGAGCGCAATACGACGATCCCGACGAGCAAGTCGCAGATCTTCTCGACGTATGCGGACAATCAGACGAGCGTCGAGATTCATGTTCTGCAAGGGGAGCGTTCGATGGCGGCGGACAACAAGACGCTGGGACGCTTCATGCTGGGTGATATCCCGCCGGCGCCGCGCGGCGTGCCGCAAATCGAAGTTACGTTCGATATCGATGCGAACGGCATCGTCAAAGTATCTGCCCAGGACAAAGGAACCGGCAAGATGCAAAACATCACGATCACATCCTCCAGCGGCTTGAGCGACGATGAGATCGACCGCATGATGAAGGAAGCGGAATTGCACGCGGAAGAAGACAAGAAGCGCAAAGAAATGGTCGAAGTGAAGAACAATGCCGACCAATTGGTATATACGACAGAGAAAACGTTGAAGGACTTGGGCGACAAGGTTGACCAAGCCGAGATCGATAAGGCGAACGAAGCCAAGGAAAATGTGAAAAAGGCGCTCGAAAGCGACAATATCGACGAAATCAAAGCGGCGACCGAGAAGCTGTCCGAAGTCGTGCAGCAGCTGTCCGTGAAGCTGTACGAACAGGCGGCGCAAGCGCAACAGGCCGGTCAAGAACAGGCAAATGACGGCGCGGCCAAAAAAGATAATGTAGTCGATGCCGATTACGAAGTCGTGGACGAAGACAAGAAATAA
- a CDS encoding ABC transporter substrate-binding protein, with translation MKKAGILMLLLAVLSLSAIGCTNSSGSEARTSDDGRIKVTFWHAMSGNAGELIAKMADDYNASQDKYFVDAIFQGSYEESLTKLKAVGGTSEAPTLMQVQEIGTKYMVNSGYIQPVQDLIDQDKFDLSQWEENILSYYQIDGKLYSLPFNTSNAILIYNKDKFKAAGLDPESPPKTFGEVRDMARKLTDNGKNEKGFALLVYGWFIEQLLANQGADFVDNGNGRDSLATKSLLNSPESLGIFQWLDEMNKDGTLGNYGRQWDDIRAAFSAGKVAMYMDSTAGIAGVMQASPFEVGTGFLPTPDGKEANGVIVGGASLWLMNSVAEEEKEAAWDFMKYVTTPAVQAEWAAGTGYFPITKAAHEEPILKEKYGQAPQFLTTVKQLQNTKAGSATRGALISVFPETRNEVATAIEKLYQGDAPQKVADELTAKIDKLIEEDNKVNAPK, from the coding sequence GTGAAAAAAGCAGGCATACTGATGCTGCTGCTGGCGGTGCTGTCGCTGTCCGCTATCGGCTGCACGAATTCGTCCGGCTCGGAGGCGAGAACATCGGATGACGGACGAATCAAGGTCACCTTCTGGCATGCCATGAGCGGCAATGCCGGGGAACTGATCGCCAAGATGGCGGACGACTACAACGCATCGCAGGACAAATACTTCGTCGATGCGATATTCCAGGGCTCGTACGAGGAATCGTTGACGAAGCTGAAGGCGGTGGGGGGCACGTCCGAAGCGCCGACGCTGATGCAGGTGCAGGAGATCGGAACGAAGTATATGGTCAACAGCGGTTATATCCAGCCGGTTCAGGACCTGATTGACCAAGACAAATTCGACTTGTCTCAATGGGAGGAGAATATCCTCAGCTATTATCAAATCGACGGGAAGCTCTACTCGCTGCCATTCAACACTTCGAACGCTATCTTAATCTACAACAAGGACAAATTCAAAGCGGCCGGACTCGACCCGGAATCGCCGCCGAAGACGTTCGGGGAAGTTCGGGACATGGCCCGGAAGCTGACTGATAACGGGAAAAATGAAAAAGGGTTCGCGCTGCTCGTCTACGGCTGGTTCATCGAGCAGTTGCTTGCCAATCAAGGAGCCGACTTCGTGGACAACGGCAACGGGCGGGACAGCCTGGCAACCAAGTCGCTGCTCAATTCCCCGGAAAGCCTCGGCATCTTCCAATGGCTCGATGAGATGAACAAGGACGGCACGCTCGGCAACTACGGGCGGCAGTGGGATGACATCCGGGCGGCCTTCAGCGCCGGGAAGGTCGCCATGTACATGGACTCGACCGCGGGCATTGCCGGCGTCATGCAGGCTTCGCCCTTCGAAGTCGGCACAGGATTCCTGCCGACGCCGGACGGGAAGGAGGCCAATGGCGTTATCGTGGGCGGCGCCTCGCTCTGGCTGATGAACAGCGTCGCCGAAGAAGAGAAGGAAGCGGCCTGGGATTTCATGAAATATGTAACGACCCCGGCCGTTCAGGCCGAATGGGCGGCGGGCACCGGCTACTTCCCGATTACGAAGGCCGCGCATGAGGAGCCGATCCTGAAGGAGAAGTACGGGCAGGCCCCGCAATTCCTGACCACCGTGAAGCAGCTTCAGAATACAAAGGCCGGCTCGGCTACCCGCGGCGCGTTGATCTCCGTCTTCCCGGAGACGCGCAACGAAGTCGCGACGGCGATCGAGAAGCTCTACCAGGGAGACGCTCCGCAGAAGGTCGCCGATGAATTGACCGCGAAAATCGATAAGCTCATCGAAGAGGACAACAAGGTGAACGCGCCGAAATAA
- the dnaJ gene encoding molecular chaperone DnaJ has product MAEKRDYYEVLGVSKGASEDEIKKAYRKLARQYHPDVNKAADAEEKFKEVKEAYDVLGDDQKRAMYDQYGHVDPNQGMGGGGFSGDFGGFGDIFDMFFGGGGRTRDPNAPQRGSDLQYTMQIEFKEAVFGKETDITIPRTEQCDTCFGTGAKPGTKPDTCSACRGTGQQEVVQNTAFGRMVNRRTCTVCQGKGKIIREKCGTCHGSGTVKKQRVIHVRIPAGVDDGAQLRMSGEGESGLRGGPNGDLYIVIRVKPHEFFERDGDDIYCEVPLTFAQAALGDEIEIPTLTEKVKLKIPAGTQTGTFFRLRGKGVPRLRGHGQGDQHVKVVIVTPTKLNDEQKELLRQFAASGGEQTNGGHEETFFDRMKRAFRGD; this is encoded by the coding sequence GTGGCGGAAAAGCGAGATTACTATGAAGTGCTCGGCGTAAGCAAAGGGGCAAGCGAGGATGAAATCAAGAAAGCCTACCGGAAGCTTGCGCGTCAATATCACCCTGACGTGAACAAGGCAGCGGACGCGGAAGAGAAGTTCAAGGAAGTCAAGGAAGCGTACGATGTGCTTGGGGACGATCAGAAGCGGGCGATGTATGATCAGTACGGGCATGTAGATCCGAATCAGGGCATGGGCGGAGGCGGCTTCTCCGGCGATTTCGGCGGATTCGGCGACATATTCGACATGTTCTTCGGCGGAGGAGGACGCACGCGCGATCCGAATGCGCCGCAGCGAGGCAGCGATCTGCAGTATACGATGCAGATTGAATTCAAGGAAGCCGTCTTCGGCAAAGAGACGGACATTACGATTCCGCGGACAGAGCAGTGCGACACCTGCTTCGGGACCGGGGCCAAGCCTGGCACGAAGCCGGATACCTGCTCGGCCTGCCGCGGTACGGGGCAGCAAGAAGTCGTGCAAAATACGGCGTTCGGGCGCATGGTTAACCGGCGCACTTGCACGGTATGTCAAGGGAAGGGCAAAATTATCCGCGAGAAATGCGGCACCTGCCACGGCAGCGGAACCGTGAAAAAGCAGCGCGTGATTCATGTGCGCATTCCGGCAGGGGTGGACGATGGAGCTCAACTGCGCATGAGCGGAGAAGGCGAGAGCGGATTGCGCGGCGGTCCGAACGGCGATTTGTACATTGTCATTCGCGTGAAGCCGCATGAATTTTTCGAGCGCGACGGCGACGACATCTATTGCGAGGTGCCGCTCACCTTTGCTCAGGCGGCGCTGGGCGACGAGATTGAAATCCCGACGCTGACCGAGAAGGTCAAGCTGAAAATTCCTGCCGGCACGCAGACGGGGACCTTCTTCCGGCTGCGCGGCAAAGGCGTTCCCCGCCTTCGGGGCCACGGCCAGGGCGATCAGCATGTCAAGGTTGTCATCGTGACGCCGACGAAGCTGAATGACGAACAGAAGGAGCTGCTCCGGCAGTTCGCGGCCAGCGGCGGCGAGCAGACGAACGGCGGGCACGAGGAGACGTTCTTCGATCGGATGAAGCGGGCGTTCCGGGGAGACTAG
- a CDS encoding carbohydrate ABC transporter permease: MDPSATTLRKKDSPLRLLAAALLYLSPMLIILSAFTFYPMLKTLYYSFFSTNARGVPVMFVGFDNYAGLFQSDSFLTSMAGTFLFVLYTVPLGVAFAFFLAVISSEKLRGIEFFRVIFSSTVGVSVAAGSMIFLFLFHPSIGFLNHMLGWAGLPPIHWLTDPKWALISIAATSIWMGVGFNYIILLGGLQSIPEDIYESARIDGAGYWSRLFRITLPMVSPTLFFVIIVTVIHSFQSFGQIDILTKGGPAESTNLIVYSIYQNAFIHYKFGIASAQAIILFLIVLLATLIQFKVGEKKVHYQ, from the coding sequence ATGGATCCATCCGCAACAACCCTCCGCAAGAAAGATTCGCCGCTGCGCCTCCTTGCGGCGGCCCTGCTCTATTTAAGTCCGATGCTCATCATTTTATCGGCCTTTACGTTCTATCCAATGTTGAAAACGCTTTATTACAGCTTCTTCTCCACGAACGCGCGCGGCGTTCCGGTCATGTTCGTCGGCTTCGATAATTATGCCGGCCTGTTCCAATCCGACAGCTTCCTGACCAGCATGGCCGGCACGTTCCTGTTCGTGCTGTACACGGTGCCGCTGGGCGTCGCCTTCGCGTTCTTCCTGGCCGTCATCTCCAGCGAGAAGCTGCGGGGAATCGAATTTTTCCGCGTGATCTTCTCGTCTACGGTCGGCGTGTCGGTCGCCGCGGGATCGATGATCTTCCTGTTCCTGTTCCACCCCAGCATCGGGTTCCTGAATCATATGCTTGGTTGGGCAGGCCTGCCGCCGATCCATTGGCTGACCGATCCGAAGTGGGCGCTGATCTCCATTGCGGCGACGAGCATTTGGATGGGCGTCGGCTTCAATTACATTATCCTGCTCGGCGGCCTGCAGAGCATACCCGAGGACATTTACGAGAGCGCCCGCATTGACGGCGCCGGGTACTGGTCCCGCTTGTTCCGCATTACGCTGCCGATGGTCTCGCCGACCTTGTTTTTTGTCATCATCGTGACCGTCATCCATTCCTTTCAATCGTTCGGCCAGATCGATATCCTCACCAAGGGCGGACCTGCAGAATCAACGAACCTCATTGTATATTCCATCTATCAGAACGCCTTTATTCACTACAAATTCGGCATCGCGAGCGCGCAAGCGATTATTCTGTTCCTGATCGTGCTGCTGGCGACGCTGATTCAGTTCAAAGTCGGCGAAAAGAAGGTGCATTATCAATGA
- a CDS encoding ABC transporter ATP-binding protein codes for MRNEIDRTTKGSLGNWRQFLNLMNETKPSKLMLFAALLMSVGGAAVSLVIPMFTKGMVDNFAMSQLDTMQIAALAIAFVVQTVAAGLSIYMLNLIGQRVVAGLRDRLWKKMLVLPVSYYDRNKTGETVSRITNDTGIVKGFITEHLSGFFTGIISVIGSLIVLLYLDWQMTVIMLLVIPLAALVLFPLGNQMFNISKGLQDETASFTAVLSQVLSEIRLVKASNAEAREYENGRKAIARLLRFGIKEGVVQALISPIMSFVLMVLLVVIIGYGGMRVSSGALTAGELVAFILYLIQIVMPMSQLSMFFTQLQKAIGATEHMIAILQAPEEDPMQGKEAGRANLPIHAEHVHFAYAEGEPILEDVSFTINPGKVTAIVGPSGSGKTTLFSLFERFYLPVSGVIKLGNEDINEFSLFSWRALIGYVSQESPLIDGTIRENICYGMNRAVTDEELKRAAAMAYADGFIEELADGYDTEVGERGMKLSGGQRQRIAIARALLRNPRILMLDEATSSLDSKSEIVVQKALNNLMKGRTTLVIAHRLSTVVDADQILFIDRGRLTGCGTHEQLLESHSMYREFAAQQLKIQEQHGA; via the coding sequence ATGAGGAACGAAATCGATCGGACGACGAAAGGTTCGCTCGGCAATTGGCGGCAATTTCTGAATCTCATGAATGAGACAAAGCCATCCAAGCTCATGTTATTCGCCGCTTTGCTGATGAGCGTCGGCGGGGCGGCCGTATCGCTCGTCATTCCGATGTTCACCAAGGGGATGGTGGACAACTTCGCCATGTCGCAGCTGGATACGATGCAGATTGCGGCGTTGGCGATCGCGTTTGTTGTTCAGACGGTGGCCGCCGGCTTATCTATCTATATGCTTAATCTTATCGGACAACGCGTCGTGGCCGGCTTGCGGGACCGGCTGTGGAAGAAGATGCTGGTGCTCCCGGTGTCCTACTATGACCGGAACAAGACCGGCGAGACGGTCAGCCGCATCACGAATGATACGGGGATTGTAAAGGGCTTCATCACGGAGCATCTGTCCGGCTTCTTCACCGGCATCATCTCCGTCATTGGTTCGCTCATTGTCTTGCTGTATCTGGATTGGCAAATGACGGTCATCATGCTCCTCGTGATACCGCTCGCGGCATTGGTGCTGTTCCCGCTTGGCAACCAGATGTTCAACATATCCAAAGGGCTGCAGGATGAAACGGCTTCCTTCACGGCCGTATTAAGTCAAGTGCTGTCGGAAATACGATTGGTGAAAGCATCCAATGCCGAGGCGAGGGAATACGAGAACGGTCGCAAAGCCATTGCCCGACTGCTTCGCTTCGGCATTAAGGAAGGCGTCGTGCAGGCGTTGATTTCGCCCATTATGTCGTTCGTGCTGATGGTGCTGCTGGTCGTCATTATTGGCTATGGCGGCATGCGCGTATCGTCGGGGGCGCTGACCGCAGGCGAACTCGTCGCTTTCATTCTATACCTGATTCAGATTGTCATGCCGATGAGCCAGTTGTCTATGTTTTTCACGCAGCTTCAGAAGGCGATTGGAGCAACCGAACATATGATTGCGATATTGCAGGCCCCGGAAGAAGATCCTATGCAGGGGAAAGAGGCCGGGCGGGCGAATTTGCCGATTCATGCAGAGCATGTGCACTTTGCATATGCCGAAGGAGAACCTATACTTGAAGATGTTAGCTTCACGATCAATCCGGGGAAGGTAACGGCTATCGTCGGGCCCAGCGGGAGCGGCAAGACGACGCTGTTCTCCCTCTTCGAGCGATTCTACCTGCCGGTCTCCGGTGTCATCAAGCTGGGGAATGAGGACATTAATGAGTTCTCGCTATTTTCCTGGCGCGCTCTGATTGGATACGTGTCGCAGGAGAGCCCGCTGATCGACGGGACGATCCGGGAAAATATTTGTTACGGGATGAATCGGGCCGTGACCGACGAGGAGCTGAAGCGGGCGGCCGCGATGGCTTATGCGGACGGCTTCATTGAAGAATTGGCCGACGGATACGATACGGAAGTGGGCGAGCGCGGCATGAAGCTGTCAGGCGGACAGCGCCAGCGGATTGCTATCGCGCGGGCGCTTCTGCGCAATCCGCGCATTCTGATGCTGGATGAGGCGACGTCGAGCTTGGACAGCAAGTCCGAGATTGTCGTTCAGAAGGCGCTGAACAATCTGATGAAGGGGCGGACGACGCTGGTCATTGCTCACCGGCTGTCCACTGTCGTCGACGCGGATCAGATTTTATTCATCGACAGAGGCAGGCTGACAGGCTGCGGCACGCATGAACAGTTATTGGAGAGCCATTCGATGTACCGGGAGTTCGCGGCGCAGCAGCTCAAAATTCAGGAACAGCACGGGGCTTAA
- a CDS encoding sensor histidine kinase, protein MKRLAWFRKFKATRTWKTIKFVTSMGVILLFMYASWSIAYLINPALLRWFGWELTEYGAFIMTGTVGFLILCAIIGIFVPFARNKHLLYYHSIIDAVNRISKGDFDVTIKMNEDFEHEYGMLIESINKMAGELGVMEKMRQEFISNVSHEIQSPLTSIRGFAHALQNDELSEEERRHYLQIIEMETTRLSKLSDNLLRLTSLESEHHPIKPQSYRLDQQLRNLALASEPQWAAKALDIELSLDKVHITADEDMLSQVWVNLLHNAIKFTPEKGFIHIGLTVHEPYVEVRMEDSGIGIEEEHLPHLFERFFKADASRNRMHGGSGLGLSIARKIVQLHQGTIAVSSERGSGSVFSVKLPLRMPDHHPQVEKEAPMVRSTKD, encoded by the coding sequence ATGAAACGGCTCGCATGGTTCCGCAAGTTCAAGGCAACGAGAACATGGAAGACGATTAAGTTCGTCACCAGCATGGGCGTCATCTTGCTGTTCATGTACGCCTCATGGTCGATTGCCTATCTCATCAATCCGGCACTGCTACGGTGGTTCGGATGGGAATTGACGGAATACGGGGCGTTTATCATGACGGGCACGGTAGGTTTCCTGATTCTGTGCGCCATAATCGGGATCTTTGTCCCTTTTGCGCGCAATAAGCATCTTCTCTACTATCATTCCATCATCGACGCCGTCAACCGGATCTCCAAGGGAGATTTCGATGTGACGATCAAGATGAATGAAGATTTTGAACACGAATACGGCATGCTGATCGAGAGCATCAACAAGATGGCCGGCGAGCTGGGTGTGATGGAGAAGATGCGGCAGGAATTTATTTCGAATGTGTCCCATGAGATTCAATCGCCGCTTACGTCGATTCGCGGATTTGCCCATGCCTTGCAAAATGACGAATTGAGCGAGGAGGAGCGGCGGCATTACCTCCAGATTATCGAGATGGAGACAACCAGACTATCCAAATTAAGCGACAATTTGCTGAGGCTGACGTCCTTGGAATCGGAGCATCATCCGATCAAGCCTCAATCGTACCGCCTGGATCAGCAGCTGCGCAATCTTGCATTGGCCAGTGAACCGCAATGGGCGGCCAAAGCTTTGGACATCGAATTGAGCCTGGATAAGGTTCACATTACCGCAGATGAGGATATGCTGAGCCAGGTGTGGGTCAACCTGCTCCACAATGCCATCAAATTCACGCCGGAGAAGGGCTTCATCCACATTGGGCTGACGGTGCATGAGCCCTATGTAGAAGTGAGGATGGAAGACAGCGGCATTGGAATCGAGGAGGAGCATCTTCCCCATCTGTTCGAGCGATTTTTCAAGGCCGATGCGTCCCGCAACCGGATGCATGGAGGCAGCGGATTGGGGCTCTCCATCGCGCGGAAGATTGTTCAGCTCCATCAGGGGACGATTGCCGTGAGCAGTGAGCGGGGAAGCGGGTCTGTCTTCTCCGTGAAGCTGCCGCTGCGCATGCCGGACCACCATCCTCAGGTTGAAAAAGAAGCGCCCATGGTTCGATCAACTAAGGATTAG